From a single Arachis hypogaea cultivar Tifrunner chromosome 3, arahy.Tifrunner.gnm2.J5K5, whole genome shotgun sequence genomic region:
- the LOC140183565 gene encoding uncharacterized protein: protein MKKICENPKIKLRTLIRKSHSKWNVDLTKTKAARVKQQALDEINGTYGEQYRRIHDYAAELLKELHSVQTTIGLDGCFIKAPYEGQLLTAIGWDHNDKILSIAYAIEAETKDTWTWFLSNLCDNLGVDKIRRCTFMSDQQKKKILKYSAENDDVEGCNGNIYVQERERRMKEIQMVDQGAYNHFMEIPAKYWNKSRDKYEVSSSQANRDKFVVDLKNHECSCRKFQLTGYPCEHVMSCIRKMCLDVKNYVNYVDCYQHVIYPMNGPNLWDRTQNDDVLPPVFKKPIGRPKLSRNKTGDESCNNGPLSKLSRDHNATPEAKKSARTTRILNPSKNAAKTTTKATIKLQPKRKSNT from the exons ATGAAGAAGATTTGTGAGAACCCAAAAATCAAGTTGAGAACCTTGATAAGAAAGTCTCATAGCAAGTGGAATGTTGACCTCACAAAGACCAAGGCTGCCAGAGTGAAGCAGCAAGCATTGGATGAGATTAATGGTACTTATGGAGAGCAATATAGAAGGATACATGACTATGCTGCCGAATTACTGAAG GAGCTTCATAGTGTGCAAACCACTATCGGCCTTGATGGATGCTTCATCAAGGCTCCATATGAGGGTCAACTTCTAACAGCCATTGGATGGGACCACAACGATAAGATTTTGTCAATTGCCTATGCTATTGAAGCAGAAACAAAAGACACGTGGACCTGGTTTTTGTCGAATCTGTGTGACAATTTGGGTGTTGACAAAATCAGAAGGTGTACATTCATGAGTGACCAACAAAAG aaaaagattCTCAAGTATTCAGCTGAAAACGATGATGTGGAAGGCTGTAACGGCAACATATATGTCCAGGAGCGAGAGAGAAGGATGAAGGAGATTCAGATGGTTGATCAAGGAGCTTATAATCATTTCATGGAGATCCCGGCTAAGTATTGGAACAAGTCCAG GGATAAGTATGAGGTGTCCAGCAGCCAGGCTAATAGAGACAAATTTGTTGTGGACTTAAAGAACCATGAGTGCTCTTGTAGAAAGTTTCAACTAACAGGTTACCCTTGTGAGCACGTCATGAGTTGCATTAGGAAAATGTGTTTAGATGTTAAGAACTATGTGAACTATGTGGACTGCTATCAGCATGTAATTTACCCTATGAATGGACCAAATCTCTGGGACCGGACTCAGAATGATGATGTACTGCCACCAGTGTTTAAGAAACCAATAGGACGCCCAAAATTAAGTAGGAACAAGACTGGTGATGAGTCATGCAACAATGGCCCACTGTCTAAATTATCCAGGGAT CATAATGCAACTCCAGAGGCCAAGAAGAGTGCTCGCACAACTAGGATTCTAAACCCCAGCAAGAATGCAGCAAAGACAACAACAAAAGCAACAATAAAACTTCAGCCAAAGAGGAAGAGCAATACATAA
- the LOC112791126 gene encoding uncharacterized protein yields MEVEKTLLAEKPIFIEPSIIDNDDWVVSSKSETSNVDLCNHFESFKMLVKMELPCNNNESVEEKLRWLRSQMIGNAAEFYSPFGRRELVYADHTASGRSLQYNEDFIIKHVLPFYGNTHTCDSYVGSRSTRILHEASEYIKECLGGGEENAIIFCGSGTTAAIKRLQEVMGIAVPSILRERVVKSLSKEERWVVFVGPYEHHSNLLSWRQSLAEVVEIGLDDEGLLDMDALKLQLEAYKNTKRPLLGSFSACSNVTGINSDTPAIARLLHQYNAFACFDFAASGPYVEICMRREERDDWYDAVFLSPHKFVGGPDTPGILLMNKALYRLNSSPPSICGGGTVNYVNGFDEKDTLYLENIEERENGGTPPIIQTVRAALAFWVKEYIGYKEIERREQIYINRALKRLISNPNIKVLGNKSTKRQAILSFVIYSTTNSSSTCWGNDQNQENSNEEELNLWEEMGNKRGKLLHGPFVATLLNDLFGIQARGGCACAGPYGHHLLNISKPQSLDVRSAIQQGYVGIKPGWTRVSFPYYMEEEDFEFILAAIEFVAMYGQRFLPLYSFNLRNGRWRVVKTQELGALIKENNNNNNYCNYRRTMEETSVEYDNGVNNKQVRMLRRKSYLDMAKYIATRLPKFPSQTMLMENVNPSALHFRI; encoded by the exons ATGGAGGTTGAGAAGACGTTATTAGCAGAGAAACCCATATTTATTGAACCAAGCATTATTGATAATGATGATTGGGTAGTTTCATCCAAATCAGAAACGAGTAACGTTGATTTGTGCAACCATTTTGAAAGCTTTAAGATGCTTGTAAAGATGGAACTACCATGTAATAATAATGAATCTGTTGAGGAAAAGCTTCGTTGGCTTAGATCTCAGATGATAGGTAACGCTGCTGAGTTCTATTCTCCATTTGGAAGAAGAGAACTTGTATATGCTGATCACACTGCTTCAGGTCGCAGCCTTCAATACAATGAAGATTTCATCATCAAACATGTTCTTCCTTTTTATG GCAATACTCACACGTGTGACAGTTATGTGGGAAGTAGAAGCACAAGAATTTTGCATGAAGCAAGCGAGTACATTAAGGAATGCTTAGGAGGTGGTGAAGAAAATGCAATCATATTCTGTGGTTCGGGGACAACCGCAGCCATCAAGAGGCTCCAAGAAGTAATGGGCATCGCGGTGCCCTCAATTCTGAGAGAAAGGGTGGTAAAGAGCCTcagcaaagaagaaagatgggTTGTGTTTGTGGGACCCTACGAGCACCATTCCAACCTGCTTTCATGGCGGCAAAGCTTGGCCGAAGTAGTTGAGATTGGCCTCGATGATGAAGGCTTGCTAGACATGGATGCCCTTAAGCTACAACTTGAGGCCTACAAAAATACCAAAAGACCATTGTTGGGATCTTTCTCTGCTTGTAGCAATGTCACCGGGATAAACTCCGACACACCAGCCATTGCTCGCCTTCTTCATCAATACAACGCCTTTGCATGCTTTGATTTTGCAGCAAG TGGGCCATATGTGGAGATTTGCATGAGGAGAGAGGAGAGGGATGATTGGTATGATGCGGTGTTCTTGAGTCCGCACAAGTTTGTTGGTGGTCCTGACACGCCGGGGATTCTCCTCATGAACAAGGCACTGTACCGGTTGAATTCTTCGCCACCCTCCATTTGTGGAGGTGGCACTGTGAATTATGTCAACGGCTTCGACGAGAAG GATACGTTATACTTGGAGAACATAGAAGAAAGGGAAAATGGGGGCACCCCTCCAATAATCCAAACAGTAAGAGCAGCCTTAGCATTTTGGGTGAAAGAATATATTGGCTACAAAGAGATTGAAAGAAGGGAACAAATATACATTAACAGGGCACTTAAGAGGCTCATCTCAAACCCTAACATTAAGGTTTTGGGAAACAAAAGCACCAAAAGACAAGCTATTTTGTCCTTTGTGATTTATTCTACCACCAATTCCTCATCAACATGTTGGGGCAACGATCAAAACCAAGAAAATAGTAATGAAGAGGAACTTAATTTGTGGGAAGAGATGGGGAACAAAAGGGGTAAATTACTTCATGGACCTTTTGTTGCAACATTGCTCAATGACCTATTTGGCATTCAAGCTCGTGGTGGGTGCGCTTGTGCTGGACCTTATGGCCACCATTTGCTCAATATCAGCAAACCTCAATCTCTTGATGTTAGGTCAGCCATTCAACAG GGTTATGTTGGAATAAAACCTGGATGGACCAGAGTGAGTTTTCCCTATTACATGGAGGAAGAGGATTTTGAGTTCATTCTAGCAGCCATAGAGTTTGTAGCCATGTATGGCCAACGGTTCCTTCCTCTTTACAGCTTCAACTTGAGAAATGGAAGATGGAGAGTAGTGAAGACTCAGGAACTTGGGGCTCTAATAAaggaaaacaataataataataattattgcaACTATAGAAGAACTATGGAGGAAACAAGCGTTGAGTATGATAATGGGGTTAATAATAAGCAAGTTAGAATGTTGAGGAGAAAATCTTACCTTGACATGGCTAAGTATATCGCTACTCGCCTCCCAAAGTTCCCTTCTCAAACCATGCTAATGGAAAACGTAAATCCCAGTGCACtccattttagaatttaa